The Papio anubis isolate 15944 chromosome 2, Panubis1.0, whole genome shotgun sequence region CGATAATCATGGTTAAGAGAGACTGAAGTAAATAATGTGCTCAGAAATGGGCATATCTCTTCTTCCAGGTCATTAGTGTAGGGAAGATTGAGTCAGTAATTGAACCAGGTTTGGGATTTGTGTTGCCATTGTTGCCTTCATTGTACCACTGCCTTCAAATTTCTCCACTGGTGGGTCACTGTCACCTTGTGTTTAGTGTGTTAAGGAGGCAGGTAGTGTACTAGAGGGTTTACTCAGAGTTCCTGCTCTGCCCTCAGCTTTCAACTGTGAATGCCTGTGTCAGAAAGGGATCTCTTCCCATGTTCTTGTCCCTCCTGTAATGGTAGACTGCCTGCATTTCGGTACAAGGCTTCTGGGGGGGTCAGGGAGAATTTTTGGTCCTGctggtccagtttcagtcttagGCAGCCCTGTGTACCTGGGCCTCAGGATTGGGCCTTCTCACCTGTCCTAACCTGCCCTGCCCGCTGTGGAAGCCAAACTCTGCCTGTATCTGTTTTGAATTTGGGCACGTGATAGTTTTCTGCCACTCTCCTGGTCATAGCAGAGCTGTGCTTTTGTTGGTGCAGGCTCCTGATTACAAGCGGTTCTGCTACCCTCTGGGGCAATGGATCTTTGTCTGGTTCCAGAAGTGGATGGATTCTGCTTCTACCCTTTTCCCAGTGTTCCTGCTCAACCCCTAGTTTTTCTCAGGTTTACCCATGGAGAAGATTTACAAATGAGTGCACTCTTCCTGTGTCTGGCACTCCCAGTTACCCTAGATGGATATACTAGGCCACACTTGGCTTTTAGGAATTCCTTAAAATTTTATCTGAGTTCCTCTTACCTGCCTCCATGGTGGCCACATCTTCTTCCCATGCTCCACCAAACCCAAAACAGTTTCTTGTGTCCTATTTCTCCTTGGAGGGGCGTGTCACTCATTGAAATTCAGTTCCCTTGGTTCCTGTGTGACCGTGGCTCTCTGGTAGATATAAGAGCAGTTATGATTTTATAGATTATTGGGCTTTTTCTTGTTAGGGTAGAAGTGATACTCTGTTTTGGCTTTCTGTATTGTAAACCACCATCTGAACCTTCCTTGCCCCCGCTTCATGACTTTTTAAGTCACCCATAGGCTCTTAAGCCATTAGCAGATCTGAGCCCTCATAGACTCTGCCAAACTGGGGCAGGGGTGAGCTTTTGGAAAACAGAATACAGTAGAGGACATACAGAAGAGGAGGGCCCACGGAGGAGAGGCATTCACAGGCCAAGGAGTTTCTGTTACTTGAAATAAAGGGCCCTTCCATGTGAGCAAGAAGCAGCATTTAACTGTACCTAGCTTtcctttatgttattttattctttttcaattcattttattttataaaatgacctTCAGAGTGACTGTCTTGCTCCAAATTcccccttttcttattttttctcatcttggAGAGCACATCAAAGTTTTAAAGATGTGTGAAAAACCTTGCAAGATAACCCTTATGTGCCTGGCATGACTTATTCTTTCAATTCAGAGTTATTGTTATTGAGCTGAAGAAAGGTCAGGCCTTGCTGTGCTCGTTTAATGGACCTCAAGTTCTttcttggggttttttgttttgttttgtattgttttgtaaaagagaaatttttttaacCCCCAGTTTCTCAATCGTCTAATTCTGGATCCCCCTTGATAAACATGAAGATCCCCTACCTTTCTTTAATGTTActtatatttcaaattaaataactTGATTCAAGCAAACCAGAGAGATAAACGGCTGCTTTGTTTTCATACTACACCCTCTCCCCATTCTAAGCCACCCTGTGCTCACACCCCAGCCCCACACCAGAATGACTGCTTAGACTTGGTCACTGTTTGGCCAGGGTATTGAATCTGGATATTAAAACATCATTTGCTCATGATTTTTTTTGAGGAATAATCAAACAGAAAATGGGAACAGATGAGTCTTGAAAGACAGGAGTCTTTCAAGTGGAAGTCTTTCAGGTCTTTCAAATGGAATAGGAAACGAGGTAATTTTCTTCCAGCAGGGCATTAACTATCTGTGTGCCCTTAGACAAGACTGCAACTCCACAACTCGGTTTTTCGTTCCTCTTCTCCAGAGCAAGCTAAATCAATTGAATCAGTGCCAGACACTTTGTTGCCAGCAGAAGAAATGATGTTCACTTATTCCTTATCCCATTTCAGGATGAGAATTTATGAAATTACCCATGCCCATTTATGAAATTGCCACTACTTAAGTATCCCAGATGGTAATTTTAGTGGCCTCCTATTTTTAGTGACAACCTTCTGTTAAATAAAGTAGGCAGTTATGTTAGAAAGATGTATGTTTTTCCATATGACTCAATATGGCTGTTTGTATTGTTAATGCTAAGTATGAgttctataaacatttttattttccctgaattTGCTGTGGTGCAGAATGTTTCCCTAGCCTCTTCCTAGTTCATTGCTTTACCTAAAATCATTCCTGGTATGAAATTGTTATTCTGTAAATAAGTGTTGGCTAATGTGCAAATGaacctttgtttctttctagttctaAATTTTATGATTgtcaacaaatgcaaaatttcAGGGTTGATATGGAGGTAGGTTCTTTGGAAGCAGTTTTCTTCCAGTCCggacattttttgtgtgttctttctctTGAGGTTACTAAGTGCTAATAGAGGAGGAGAATTGCACCAAGTTTCCAACTTTTGTTGTGTTCATCATTCAGAAGCTTTGGGTGATGAGTGCTCCTTCACAATATAACAGCCAACTCTGAGAAATcatttatactatttttaaaaagtattttgaggCACAACTGTCTCAGCAGAACCTGCATTTTTTCCTCTGGTTTTAGATGGTTAATGCATGTGAGTATTATGTATTTAATGTTCTTCCAATTAGAAAGCTATATGTATAGCACATGtagtttgaataatttccattatttattttaaactaactTGCATTACAAGGCAGCATAGACAATAGATCCCAGCTCTCTGCTTCTGACCAGCTACTCAGCTTATGCAAGTATTTGATCACTGCCAGGCTGAACAATGAAAACCAAGTTGAAATGAGTAAAAGTGGGATAAGGATTCTAGGAATTAGGCAATTTGGGGCTCAATCTCCTGCCATCGAACTCCAGTTCTCCGTACCTCCCACACAAGTGCTTCTGTCCTCCCCCTTCCTTTTCTCCTGGCTGTGTAAGACGAGTTCGCCAGCTTCTCCTGTAGTCACATCCACTTGTTGCTCCCAGCCAGAGATTCTGGTCCACCCATTGATGAGTGCAAGCTCAcatctgtttctcttcctttttggcCTCTAAACAAGCATACTCCTCTGTCGGTGTTTTCTGATCACTTTATCTGCTAGTGAGGAAGGAGAAACAGATTCAGGCCTCAGTGTGCTATGGAGAGGACAGACGGTTCTAGGCGACAGCagatggagggagagaaagagacggGAAGTCTCTGCTAAGGGGTGTCCTTGATGTCATTATATCTGCCCGTGCTTGGGTGGTCACCATGTTCATGTGTCTGCAATTGATGACCAGAAGTCTCCATTCAAAGCCTGGGCTGCTTTGTGAAAAGCATGGCGATGTTTTTAAAGCCACGGTATGGTGTTTAAGCTTAAACATATACCAAACATATTTATGGTATGCACCCATACATGGgtatgtgagcatgtgtgtatgtTATTAACTTACTTTGCTATTAGGCCTTTTCCctcttaataaaaaagaaacctatttatctgaaatatatcatttataaCAAATTAGAAAGTGTAACCAAATATTAATCAgcctataaaaatgaaagaataaaagattacAATGTTGAGAAATTACTATATATTTCTTAATGGATCAGTGGATAAATACCtccatatatttttgtaattgttctACTAATGTCATCTTTGAGACACAAtatataaagattataaaattacCTTACTGAATCAGTATATTGCCTTTATCAAAGGTAAACGtgccttttaaaaactaaagacatcggttgggcgcggtggctcatgcctgtaatcccagcactttgggaggccgaggcatgtggatcacaaggtcatgagatcaagaccatctggctaacatggtgaaaccctgtctctactaaaaaaaaaaaaactaaagacgtcattctgaaaaatagaaaatttatacatttgtttCATGTCCTTATGCATGGCTGATTACAAAACTGATTTCATGCTAACTCACTCGAACTGATATAGTACAATCTATGCTTTAGGGATTTGGAATGGCTGTAATATAATGTATCTTACAGATACAATTACCacagtttttatgtattttgtgctTTATTGTTCTGAGGATATAGTTGTAAAGAAATATTCTACCTTGTGGCTTTTATGTTTTGTCTTGGCACTCAGATCACAAAAGCTTCTATGGTTCATTTTGAAACTTTGAGGAAAATGATACCCATATGATTTAAAGTTTAAGTTTAATTACCTTCTGCAAATTGCTTTTGGAAGTATAGGTAGTTAGAAAGTAAAAGTGGTTTTAAATTTCAGAGATAGAGTATAGcataatagctttttaaaatatagagattTTCTATCCAGAGCAGGAAAATTAGAATTGCCTTTGGATAATATTTAacaatgttcttttctttgtcatGAAAGTGATATAATTCCAACTCACATCCCTATTTCTTATTTATGAATACAATGAATACTGAAAATTTGTCATAGATTTTATGCACATACTGAAAGGCAGTATCATCTTTTGGGTTTAAAATTGTGAAAGCTCCTTTGAGGtaatttgagcatttttttttcaaatagtaaAGATCTCTATACAAGGAAGGacttaaatacacacacagatgtgGATGTCAGCCTCTTAAGATGAGAACATGTTACCTTAAGCAGGAAAGTTGAACAGTGCCTTATTGGTGATGCTAACTTCTTTAGAAATAAGTGCTGCCTGAAGTTTTAAACTTAGTCCTTTTAATAATctgttaatattaaaatacaaggtgacactgttctaagcattgGTGTATAGTAATAGGTTTTAATAAATCCAACTCTATGATTTTAGAAGCTCCAACAACTATAACCTAGCCCTTCATCTCAGACTTACATGTCTATCTGATGTATATTGATGACTGATCTAGTATGAGACTTTGGAGAGAGGAATTTCTGCTGGaattcccatttaacagataCTTAATTAGTTGGTACTTAGCTGTTTCTTATCATTTGGTACATCCCCCATCACATGGAATGCTACCTTGAATGTAAATTCCTGGGCACCAGCCCCAGGGAGCTGGTTCCATGGGCCTAGGAATCTGCATTGTAACCAAGGGTAACCCAGATGATTCTGAGGCGGGTGGTCTGGTGACAAGCCTTTGAGAAGCATTGGTGTAGGCGGTGTACATAGAAACAGGGCCTGTTTCATGGTATATGACCTGTACAGTTGCACAGGTTTCACACTGACTCAGAAGAGCCCTGGGCTTCACTTAGCTCTTCTGTcaccttgaaattcttaataatttttaatcaagGAATCCTGCCTTTTCACTTTCCTCTGGGCTCtgaaaattgtttctttctttctattttttgagacagaatcttgtacTGATGTCCAGAttggagtgctgtggcaagatcatagctcattgcagcctcaatctcctgggctcaagcaatcttcccatctcagtcccctgaatagctaggactacaggcacgagccaccatatctggctaattaattttttttttttttttttgagatggattctcactctgttgcccaggctagagtgcagcgacacgatctcggctcactgcaacctttacctcccggattccagcgattctcctgccttagcctcctgagtaggtgggattacaggcacccaccaccatgcctgactaatttttgtatttttagtagagacagggattcaccatgttggccaggctggtctcaaactcctgacctcaggtgatctgcccgcctcggcctcccagagtgctgggattacaggcatgagccactacgccccaccaacattttttttttttgtagagatgggatctcactgtgttacccaggttggtctcaaactccttgcctcaagcaatcctcctgccttagcctcccaaagtgctgagtttatagGTGTgaacctctgtgcctggcctgaaattgtTCTTCTTGATAAATATGAATTGCAATTATCCAATAATGATTTCATACCTGTTGGTATTAGGTTGTCAACTCCAAGGCCAATTCTGAGCTTTGGAGATGAATGAGTGTCATTCATCACAGGACCTAGAATAGGAAATCTTAATAGTATGATTTGTtttcaaggaaattaaatttctatTCATAATCTTGAACATGGAAACCTATATTTATGTTATTCTAATatgctgtctttttttctctcaggatGGTACAAAACAGAAGAGGGAACGGAAAAAGACAGTCTCATTCAGCAGCATGCCAACAGAGAAGAAGATCAGCAGTGCGAGTGATTGTATTAATTCAATGGTTGAGGGTTCAGAACTCAAAAAGGTTCGCTCCAACTCTAGAATTTATCATAGGTACTTTTTACTGGATGCCGACATGCAGAGCCTAAGGTGGGAGCCATCTAAGAAGGATTCCGAGAAAGCCAAGATTGACATTAAATCCATCAAGGAAGTGAGAACAGGAAAAAACACAGACATATTCCGCAGCAATGGCATTTCTGATCAGATATCTGAAGATTGTGCATTTTCTGTCATATATGGAGAGAATTATGAGTCACTGGATTTGGTTGCCAACTCTGCAGATGTTGCAAACATCTGGGTCACAGGACTGCGGTACCTAATTTCTTATGGAAAACATACACTTGATATGTTAGAAAGTAGCCAAGATAACATGAGGACTTCTTGGGTTTCACAAATGTTTAGTGAAATTGATGTAGATAACCTTGGACATATAACTCTGTGTAATGCTGTGCAATGTATCAGAAACCTCAATCCCggtttaaaaacaagcaaaattgaGCTTAAGTTCAAAGAATTGCATAAATCAAAGGACAAAGCTGGTACTGAGGTCACAAAGGAAGAATTTATTGAGGTTTTTCATGAGCTTTGTACTAGACctgaaatttatttccttttagttcAGTTTTCAAGCAATAAAGAATTCCTTGATACCAAGGACCTTATGATGTTTCTTGAGGCAGAACAGGGTGTGGCacatataaatgaggaaataagcCTTGAAATTATTCACAAATATGAGCCATCCAAAGAGGGTCAGGAAAAGGGCTGGCTGTCCATAGATGGGTTCACTAATTACCTTATGTCACCTGACTGTTATATATTTGATCCAGAACATAAGAAGGTCTGTCAGGATATGAAGCAACCTCTGTCTCATTACTTTATAAATTCATCTCATAATACATACTTAATAGAGGATCAGTTCCGAGGTCCCTCCGACATCACAGGATATATTCGAGCTCTTAAAATGGGTTGCCGGAGTGTTGAATTAGATGTATGGGATGGGCCAGACAATGAACCTGTAATTTACACAGGCCACACCATGACCTCTCAGATAGTTTTCCGCAGTGTCATCGATATTATTAACAAGTATGCATTCTTTGCTTCAGAGTATCCTCTTATCTTGTGTTTAGAAAACCACTGTTCCATTAAACAACAGAAGGTAATGGTTCAGCACATGAAGAAACTTTTAGGAGACAAGCTCTATACCACATCACCCAATGTTGAGGAATCTTATCTACCATCCCCAGATGTCCTGAAAGGGAAAATACTAATTAAAGCAAAGAAGCTGTCCTCAAATTGCTCTGGGGTAGAAGGAGATGTTACTGATGAAGATGAAGGAGCGGAAATGTCTCAGAGGATGGGAAAAGAAAACGTGGAGCAACCCAACAATGTGCCTGTGAAGCGATTTCAGCTTTGTAAAGAACTATCTGAACTGGTCAGCATCTGCAAATcagttcagttcaaagaatttcaGGTGTCATTTCAGGTTCAGAAGTATTGGGAAGTCTGTTCGTTTAATGAAGTGCTTGCTAGCAAGTACGCCAATGAAAATCCAGGGGACTTTGTAAATTACAACAAGCGTTTTCTTGCCAGGGTTTTTCCCAGTCCAATGAGAATTGACTCCAGTAACATGAACCCTCAAGATTTTTGGAAATGTGGTTGCCAAATTGTAGCCATGAACTTTCAGACACCAGGACTGATGATGGACCTGAATATTGGCTGGTTTAGGCAGAACGGAAACTGTGGCTATGTCCTCCGGCCAGCCATCATGAGGGAGGAGGTCTCCTTCTTCAGTGCCAATACAAAAGACTCTGTCCCAGGGGTCTCACCTCAACTTCTTCACATTAAAATCATCAGTGGGCAGAACTTTCCCAAGCCCAAAGGATCAGGTGCCAAAGGTGACGTGGTGGATCCTTATGTCTATGTTGAAATCCATGGAATCCCTGCTGATTGTGcagaacaaaggacaaaaacagtGCACCAGAATGGAGACGCTCCCATTTTTGATGAAAGCTTTGAATTTCAAATCAACCTGCCAGAATTGGCCATGGTGCGCTTTGTAGTGCTGGATGATGACTACATCGGGGATGAATTCATCGGCCAGTATACAATTCCCTTTGAATGTTTACAGACGGGCTACCGCCATGTCCCCCTGCAGTCCTTAACTGGAGAGGTCCTTGCACATGCTTCCTTATTTGTCCACGTGGCTATTACTAAccgaagaggaggagggaagccTCATAAAAGGGGCCTTTCtgtgagaaaagggaagaaatccAGGGAATATGCATCTTTGAGAACACTGTGGATTAAAACTGTGGATGAGGTATTCAAGAATGCCCAGCCCCCTATACGGGATGCCACAGATCTGAGAGAAAACATGCAGGTGTGTGCTTGTGTTTAATTATTTACTCAATGGTTTTCCTACTTAGTACATCTCCatagtttataaatatattggtttttaaaataatagtatatttatgtagtttttaaattccAATTAGTTATTAGAATGTTTACCACTAGTCTCTTTTTTATCATTTACATTCCTAAATGTACAGTTGGTGTTGaaaatattgattacatattAGGATAAGTGAGTCTCGTTGCTGTGTTACACACCTTCGTCCCAGTTTCCATTAATGACTGCTGAACAGTTCCTTGTTTTTTCTAATAGCATACATAGGAATCTCTGGGATTTCTGAATATTCCTTACCTGGAACACAAATTGATgatctatcaaaataaaaaggatataaGTCAAAGTAAAATGGATGTGATCCAGTCCTTTCTTATGAAGCTGTAATGCTGAGGAGATGGGAAGCCTTTAAATGAACTGTAAATCTATGTGTATGCAAAGTGAGCCTCCTCTTGATTTGAGAGGATAGCTAATTCTGTGAGTAAAAGAGGTGCCTGTATTTATTAGAAGTTTAAGATAGTAATTACCTCTGAAATATATAATGGCTAAAAGCAATCAGTTAGgagttacatttttaattaaggaTCGCCCACACATCTAGCCATACACTAGGACCCCTGAGTGACACAGAGCTAGACAGCAAGGACCTGCCTCATGGAGACAGCAGCCCTGACCTGTCATAGTGTGTGagaagtggtgtgtgtgtgataagtGCTCCAtgtctgtttattttgtatttcaaaaaattatattttaaaatgaccaatGAGAATGATGCCAACAAATAAAATCTGACtgagaaaattcaacatattttccCTATCTACTAATTCTGTGTATACTTCATGAATAAAAAGACCTTCCCACAATAaggaaatttgtttcttttctcttaaagtaaaagcataacagACATATGAAGGGCTTTTCCCTATTTCTGAGGGTGAAGGTGGTTTGGTAAACCCTTAGCTCTGAGCAAGTGCATTGTCCACTGCCCAGTGGCTGCTGGGGTGTGTGTGACACAGAATTCCTTTGAGGATTTGTCAGAGCTCAAGCATTGTCTTTTCCAAAGCCTCGTCTGCACTGAACCTGACAAAGCAGTCGGTAGTGATACTGAATGAGCAGCTGCCATGCACAAGCAGTCTAGGCCATGAAGATGCAGTGGTGAACAAACAGATTGCCTGCCTGCCATCAAGGGGCTTGCATGCTAGTTGGGGGCAGGCAGTGGGAAGGGGAAACAGACAGGAGGCAGGCAGATAAACAAATAGAACAACTGCAGATATGAGTAAGTGGTGTGATAAGAGTGACTGGGGAACCACACTTTAAATATCACAGTCTTGATTGATTTCTGTAACTGAATATATCAATGTGATTTGAGCCAATGGTATATAGTTTGATGTCCATATTTAAagcaatattaataaaaatgaaatgtttaaatttaaaactaaaatgttgTTCATTCCCAAGAACCTGGGTTATTTGAGAGCAGAAGGCACAGGCCTGCAGGGCCTAGATCTACCCCCTCTGCCCACATGCCCAGCCCAGACCAGGACCCAAGTGTGCCTGAAATAGCCCACCTGACTCTTATTATGATTATAATTGGCCTGTTATTACTCACGGTGACTCAAAGCCTGGGCCTTAACATCAACAGCCTTCAGGTAAAATCTTGACTCcttcacttactagctgtgtgaccctagaCAAACAGAGAAGGATTATAGCCAAGGCTCAGTCTTCTCATCCATAACATGGCTTGCTGTGTGGATTAAATGGAAGTAATGTGTAACAAATACGCCTAGTATGGCTTAGCACTTGATAAGTGTTCAAAGAAGGCCAGCTCATGGCATTTTACAGTGttgaaggtttttcttttgtggatATTTAAATGGCATACCTCTGGTgattagaaaaaagagagaggcatTGAGATCAGCCGTGACTCTAACAGGGGAAGGTCACAGGTAACCAAGGTCCCTGCTGGGCAGACTCACCGGAGAACAGTAGCATCCTCAAAGGTTCTTTAGATTTTGAGCCAGCAGGCATAAATAGATGAGAGATTCAGGTTTCCaccttgcaaatatttctttcccttttgtaTGGCTGGTATATTTGATACTTATTTTAAACCAGATtggattttttccccctaaatctTTACCCTCTTTGAATGCAGAAGCCGTTCTCTCTGTTTGCTTGTAGTTGCTTATACGCATCAGCACTACTATGAACTTTGGGCTGAAAAGAGGCCTTGCCCTTCGGAAGAATTTGActtatttgcattttcagtaCTTTTGATAAATTGGTGTTACGAATGCCCATAATAGCATTTACTTTGGATAATAGCCATTTTTCCCAGGATAAAATAATCATTAGCCAATTCTGTTATAACACTTCTAATAACTGTTGTACCAGGTGGTTCAAACGTAAACAGATATATCAAATATAATATCCATGAGAAATTGAAACCCCCAGTTAATTACAaatgcttctttctttccatttaacaGAATGCGGTGGTGTCATTCAAGGAGCTGTGTGGTCTGTCCTCTGTGGCCAATCTCATGCAGTGCATGTTGGCGGTGTCCCCCCGCTTTCTGGGGCCTGATAACACACCCCTAGTGGTCCTGAATCTCAGTGAGCAGTACCCCACAATGGAGCTGCAGGGAATTGTGCCGGAGGTTCTGAAGAAGATCGTAACAACTTATGACATGGTGAGTTGTCCTTTGTCTTTTTAcatagcctgggtgagagagatgTCCTAAGACAACACATCAGACATACTTTGGAGCTTTTGCTGAAGTGCACTTTCCTATTTCATGCTTCATTCACCTATGCTGGAGAAATAATTCCCCTGACCTTGCTGTATTTGAAAGAGATTAGCGTGTTGTTGTTTTCGAAAGCAGAATTCAGAGACACCTCAGTTGGATTAAACATTAGTTAGCTTCTCAACTATAtctgaattgatttttaaaggat contains the following coding sequences:
- the PLCL2 gene encoding inactive phospholipase C-like protein 2 isoform X1 codes for the protein MAECGRGGAAGGALPTSPGPALGAKGALKAGVGEGGGGGGRLGHGRARYDSGGVSNGDCSLGVSGDEARASPARGPRGVALAPTPSAVVCPVPRESKPGGLPRRSSIIKDGTKQKRERKKTVSFSSMPTEKKISSASDCINSMVEGSELKKVRSNSRIYHRYFLLDADMQSLRWEPSKKDSEKAKIDIKSIKEVRTGKNTDIFRSNGISDQISEDCAFSVIYGENYESLDLVANSADVANIWVTGLRYLISYGKHTLDMLESSQDNMRTSWVSQMFSEIDVDNLGHITLCNAVQCIRNLNPGLKTSKIELKFKELHKSKDKAGTEVTKEEFIEVFHELCTRPEIYFLLVQFSSNKEFLDTKDLMMFLEAEQGVAHINEEISLEIIHKYEPSKEGQEKGWLSIDGFTNYLMSPDCYIFDPEHKKVCQDMKQPLSHYFINSSHNTYLIEDQFRGPSDITGYIRALKMGCRSVELDVWDGPDNEPVIYTGHTMTSQIVFRSVIDIINKYAFFASEYPLILCLENHCSIKQQKVMVQHMKKLLGDKLYTTSPNVEESYLPSPDVLKGKILIKAKKLSSNCSGVEGDVTDEDEGAEMSQRMGKENVEQPNNVPVKRFQLCKELSELVSICKSVQFKEFQVSFQVQKYWEVCSFNEVLASKYANENPGDFVNYNKRFLARVFPSPMRIDSSNMNPQDFWKCGCQIVAMNFQTPGLMMDLNIGWFRQNGNCGYVLRPAIMREEVSFFSANTKDSVPGVSPQLLHIKIISGQNFPKPKGSGAKGDVVDPYVYVEIHGIPADCAEQRTKTVHQNGDAPIFDESFEFQINLPELAMVRFVVLDDDYIGDEFIGQYTIPFECLQTGYRHVPLQSLTGEVLAHASLFVHVAITNRRGGGKPHKRGLSVRKGKKSREYASLRTLWIKTVDEVFKNAQPPIRDATDLRENMQNAVVSFKELCGLSSVANLMQCMLAVSPRFLGPDNTPLVVLNLSEQYPTMELQGIVPEVLKKIVTTYDMMIQSLKALIENADAVYEKIVHCQKAAMEFHEHLHSIGTKEGLKERKLQKAVESFTWNITILKGQADLLKYAKNETLENLKQIHFAAVSCGLNKPGTENADVQKPRRSLEVIPEKANDETGE
- the PLCL2 gene encoding inactive phospholipase C-like protein 2 isoform X3; its protein translation is MAECGRGGAAGGALPTSPGPALGAKGALKAGVGEGGGGGGRLGHGRARYDSGGVSNGDCSLGVSGDEARASPARGPRGVALAPTPSAVVCPVPRESKPGGLPRRSSIIKDGTKQKRERKKTVSFSSMPTEKKISSASDCINSMVEGSELKKVRSNSRIYHRYFLLDADMQSLRWEPSKKDSEKAKIDIKSIKEVRTGKNTDIFRSNGISDQISEDCAFSVIYGENYESLDLVANSADVANIWVTGLRYLISYGKHTLDMLESSQDNMRTSWVSQMFSEIDVDNLGHITLCNAVQCIRNLNPGLKTSKIELKFKELHKSKDKAGTEVTKEEFIEVFHELCTRPEIYFLLVQFSSNKEFLDTKDLMMFLEAEQGVAHINEEISLEIIHKYEPSKEGQEKGWLSIDGFTNYLMSPDCYIFDPEHKKVCQDMKQPLSHYFINSSHNTYLIEDQFRGPSDITGYIRALKMGCRSVELDVWDGPDNEPVIYTGHTMTSQIVFRSVIDIINKYAFFASEYPLILCLENHCSIKQQKVMVQHMKKLLGDKLYTTSPNVEESYLPSPDVLKGKILIKAKKLSSNCSGVEGDVTDEDEGAEMSQRMGKENVEQPNNVPVKRFQLCKELSELVSICKSVQFKEFQVSFQVQKYWEVCSFNEVLASKYANENPGDFVNYNKRFLARVFPSPMRIDSSNMNPQDFWKCGCQIVAMNFQTPGLMMDLNIGWFRQNGNCGYVLRPAIMREEVSFFSANTKDSVPGVSPQLLHIKIISGQNFPKPKGSGAKGDVVDPYVYVEIHGIPADCAEQRTKTVHQNGDAPIFDESFEFQINLPELAMVRFVVLDDDYIGDEFIGQYTIPFECLQTGYRHVPLQSLTGEVLAHASLFVHVAITNRRGGGKPHKRGLSVRKGKKSREYASLRTLWIKTVDEVFKNAQPPIRDATDLRENMQNAVVSFKELCGLSSVANLMQCMLAVSPRFLGPDNTPLVVLNLSEQYPTMELQGIVPEVLKKIVTTYDMANEK
- the PLCL2 gene encoding inactive phospholipase C-like protein 2 isoform X4; this translates as MAECGRGGAAGGALPTSPGPALGAKGALKAGVGEGGGGGGRLGHGRARYDSGGVSNGDCSLGVSGDEARASPARGPRGVALAPTPSAVVCPVPRESKPGGLPRRSSIIKDGTKQKRERKKTVSFSSMPTEKKISSASDCINSMVEGSELKKVRSNSRIYHRYFLLDADMQSLRWEPSKKDSEKAKIDIKSIKEVRTGKNTDIFRSNGISDQISEDCAFSVIYGENYESLDLVANSADVANIWVTGLRYLISYGKHTLDMLESSQDNMRTSWVSQMFSEIDVDNLGHITLCNAVQCIRNLNPGLKTSKIELKFKELHKSKDKAGTEVTKEEFIEVFHELCTRPEIYFLLVQFSSNKEFLDTKDLMMFLEAEQGVAHINEEISLEIIHKYEPSKEGQEKGWLSIDGFTNYLMSPDCYIFDPEHKKVCQDMKQPLSHYFINSSHNTYLIEDQFRGPSDITGYIRALKMGCRSVELDVWDGPDNEPVIYTGHTMTSQIVFRSVIDIINKYAFFASEYPLILCLENHCSIKQQKVMVQHMKKLLGDKLYTTSPNVEESYLPSPDVLKGKILIKAKKLSSNCSGVEGDVTDEDEGAEMSQRMGKENVEQPNNVPVKRFQLCKELSELVSICKSVQFKEFQVSFQVQKYWEVCSFNEVLASKYANENPGDFVNYNKRFLARVFPSPMRIDSSNMNPQDFWKCGCQIVAMNFQTPGLMMDLNIGWFRQNGNCGYVLRPAIMREEVSFFSANTKDSVPGVSPQLLHIKIISGQNFPKPKGSGAKGDVVDPYVYVEIHGIPADCAEQRTKTVHQNGDAPIFDESFEFQINLPELAMVRFVVLDDDYIGDEFIGQYTIPFECLQTGYRHVPLQSLTGEVLAHASLFVHVAITNRRGGGKPHKRGLSVRKGKKSREYASLRTLWIKTVDEVFKNAQPPIRDATDLRENMQNAVVSFKELCGLSSVANLMQCMLAVSPRFLGPDNTPLVVLNLSEQYPTMELQGIVPEVLKKIVTTYDMRSW